A stretch of Kaistella flava (ex Peng et al. 2021) DNA encodes these proteins:
- a CDS encoding DUF4293 family protein, protein MLQRIQTVWIFLAIIGAVFLFVTGQDFSLFGSTPFISVACVILVLFGFISILSYKDRKRQIQLNNISMIINALLLGLLAYWLLTLSGGINFPEKGIEPVFPLLSIICLLIANVYIRKDERLVKSVDRLR, encoded by the coding sequence ATGTTGCAAAGAATACAGACCGTTTGGATATTTCTGGCGATTATAGGCGCCGTTTTTTTATTTGTTACAGGTCAGGACTTTTCCCTTTTTGGATCCACACCTTTTATATCTGTAGCTTGTGTGATTCTCGTATTATTTGGATTCATCAGTATCTTAAGTTATAAAGACCGCAAAAGACAAATCCAGCTGAATAACATCAGTATGATTATAAACGCTTTGTTGCTCGGTTTATTGGCGTATTGGCTACTCACTTTATCCGGAGGAATTAATTTTCCTGAGAAGGGTATTGAGCCTGTTTTCCCGTTATTATCTATTATATGTTTGCTCATTGCAAATGTATATATCCGGAAAGACGAAAGGCTCGTAAAATCTGTGGACAGACTCCGTTAG
- the rho gene encoding transcription termination factor Rho — MFNIETLRSKSDSDLTKITSDLGVKIAKNSTDNDKIFAILDFQASNTKVVKDYYSATETPMNTEEPKTPAPKKPAVKKPAPRKKVEKPVEDSAETPKEMAKEVAKVTPKETKEVPVKIEAEKPIESSETEQSEAPMQNQQKKKRQRVAPPKAETENTEKEVVVESEAQPEAKPTQSKNQNQNQNSNPNQSGKGNGNENPNQNGNPNQSGKGNGNENPNQNGNPNQNGNGNPNQNGNPNQSGNQNKQPQHQHKNQNQHKNPNQNKNQQSGDSNEEPAKKEFNFDGLVTIEGVLEILPDNYGFLRSSDFSYISSPDDVYVSTNQIRNYALKTGDTVKGIVRLPKEGEKYFSLLKPTEVNGRDLEFIKDRVAFEFLTPLFPEEKFNLTGKNATPSTRIVDLFTPIGKGQRAMIVAQPKTGKTMLLKEIANSISANHPEAYMMILLIDERPEEVTDMERSVNAEVIASTFDEPAEKHVKVANLVLSKAQRMVECGHDVVILLDSITRLARAYNTVTPASGKILSGGVDANALHKPKRFFGAARNIEGGGSLTIIATALIDTGSKMDEVIFEEFKGTGNMELQLDRKIANKRIFPAIDLTSSSTRRDDLLLEDTVQQRMWILRKYLADMNPVEAMEFVNRSIKNTLNNEEFLMSMNK; from the coding sequence ATGTTCAACATTGAAACATTAAGGTCAAAATCCGATTCCGATTTGACTAAAATCACAAGCGATCTTGGCGTTAAAATTGCTAAAAACAGCACCGACAACGATAAGATTTTTGCTATTTTGGATTTTCAAGCATCCAATACAAAAGTAGTGAAAGATTACTACAGCGCGACCGAAACTCCTATGAATACAGAAGAACCAAAAACGCCGGCCCCGAAAAAGCCAGCAGTTAAAAAGCCAGCTCCAAGAAAAAAAGTAGAAAAACCTGTAGAGGATTCTGCTGAAACGCCGAAAGAGATGGCAAAAGAAGTTGCGAAAGTTACTCCTAAGGAAACAAAAGAAGTTCCTGTAAAGATTGAAGCGGAAAAGCCTATTGAAAGTTCAGAAACTGAACAGTCTGAGGCGCCTATGCAGAATCAACAAAAGAAAAAAAGACAACGTGTTGCGCCTCCAAAAGCGGAAACCGAAAATACTGAGAAAGAAGTTGTTGTAGAATCAGAAGCTCAACCAGAAGCGAAACCTACACAATCTAAAAATCAGAATCAGAATCAGAATTCCAATCCAAACCAGTCAGGTAAAGGAAACGGAAATGAAAATCCCAACCAAAACGGAAATCCAAACCAGTCAGGCAAAGGAAACGGAAATGAAAATCCAAACCAAAATGGAAATCCAAATCAAAATGGAAACGGAAATCCAAACCAAAACGGGAATCCGAACCAAAGCGGAAATCAAAACAAACAGCCGCAACATCAGCACAAAAATCAAAATCAACACAAAAACCCTAACCAAAATAAAAATCAACAAAGCGGTGATTCCAACGAAGAGCCAGCTAAAAAAGAATTTAATTTTGACGGCTTAGTTACCATTGAGGGAGTTTTAGAAATCCTTCCTGATAATTATGGTTTCTTGCGTTCTTCTGATTTCTCCTATATTTCCTCTCCCGACGATGTCTATGTATCGACGAATCAGATTAGAAATTACGCCTTGAAAACTGGAGATACTGTAAAAGGAATTGTGAGATTGCCGAAAGAAGGTGAAAAATATTTCTCTTTATTAAAGCCGACGGAAGTTAACGGAAGAGATCTTGAATTTATTAAAGATCGAGTTGCTTTTGAATTTTTAACGCCACTTTTCCCAGAAGAGAAATTTAATTTAACAGGGAAAAATGCAACACCTTCCACCAGAATTGTAGATTTATTTACACCGATTGGTAAAGGACAACGTGCTATGATTGTAGCACAACCGAAAACTGGTAAAACCATGTTGTTGAAAGAAATTGCGAATTCAATTTCTGCCAATCATCCGGAAGCGTATATGATGATTTTACTCATCGACGAAAGACCGGAAGAGGTAACTGATATGGAACGAAGTGTGAATGCAGAAGTAATTGCTTCTACATTTGATGAGCCAGCAGAAAAGCACGTAAAAGTTGCCAATTTGGTTTTGTCGAAAGCACAAAGAATGGTAGAATGTGGACACGATGTTGTTATTTTACTAGATTCAATTACGCGTTTGGCAAGAGCTTACAATACAGTAACGCCGGCTTCAGGTAAGATTTTATCGGGTGGAGTTGATGCCAATGCATTGCACAAACCGAAAAGATTCTTCGGAGCTGCCAGAAATATTGAAGGCGGTGGATCATTAACAATTATCGCAACAGCATTAATTGATACTGGTTCAAAAATGGATGAAGTGATTTTCGAAGAGTTCAAAGGAACTGGAAATATGGAATTACAGCTTGATCGTAAAATTGCAAACAAACGAATTTTCCCAGCCATCGATTTAACTTCTTCCAGCACAAGAAGAGATGATTTACTTTTAGAAGATACCGTTCAACAAAGAATGTGGATTTTAAGAAAGTATTTGGCAGATATGAATCCTGTAGAAGCAATGGAATTTGTGAACAGAAGTATTAAAAACACTTTAAATAATGAAGAGTTTTTGATGTCAATGAATAAATAA
- a CDS encoding M28 family metallopeptidase, with protein sequence MKKVLLLFVIGTSSLLFSQQVSKKRVIEVLSHLASDEMKGRDIGTPENDSAAVYIAKQFADNKLSYCIGDSYLIPFEYKGKIVYNVCGIKKGKSEKTLAFSAHFDHIGTSENTEDKVFNGADDNASGVTAIIGLADYFKTKKSDFSLMYIAFNGEEKGMKGSKAIVEIPDLQEQQQNIAALFNFEMIATVSQFGPNTLYMTGDEFSDLDELFNEKAVNNLKIQPDPYKKQQLFYRSDNVSFVKKKIIAHSLSTVDMTKAKHYHQLNDDLEIVDFDNLTQIINNFGKTIEKLTPKNFAPKYTDKVNFN encoded by the coding sequence ATGAAAAAAGTTCTCCTTCTTTTTGTAATCGGTACTTCCTCATTATTATTTTCCCAACAAGTTTCAAAGAAAAGAGTCATCGAAGTCTTATCCCACTTAGCATCTGACGAAATGAAAGGTCGCGATATCGGAACTCCCGAAAATGATTCCGCGGCAGTTTATATTGCTAAACAATTCGCAGACAATAAATTAAGTTACTGTATTGGCGATTCCTATTTAATTCCATTTGAATACAAAGGCAAAATCGTTTATAATGTATGTGGAATTAAAAAAGGGAAATCTGAAAAAACTCTCGCTTTCTCTGCACATTTTGATCATATCGGCACAAGCGAAAACACCGAGGATAAAGTATTTAATGGCGCTGATGACAATGCAAGTGGCGTAACTGCAATCATCGGTTTAGCAGATTACTTTAAAACAAAAAAATCAGATTTTTCTCTAATGTATATCGCATTTAATGGTGAAGAAAAAGGAATGAAAGGATCGAAAGCGATTGTTGAAATTCCAGATTTGCAGGAACAACAGCAGAATATTGCGGCATTGTTTAATTTTGAAATGATTGCGACGGTTTCTCAATTTGGCCCGAACACCTTATATATGACTGGTGACGAATTTTCAGACTTGGATGAACTTTTCAACGAGAAGGCTGTAAACAATTTAAAAATCCAGCCTGATCCCTACAAAAAACAACAACTTTTTTATCGCTCCGACAATGTAAGTTTTGTAAAAAAGAAAATAATAGCACATTCATTATCAACTGTTGATATGACCAAAGCAAAACATTATCATCAGTTGAACGACGATTTAGAAATTGTAGATTTCGATAATTTAACGCAAATCATTAATAATTTTGGTAAAACGATAGAGAAATTAACTCCTAAGAATTTCGCTCCAAAATATACTGACAAAGTCAATTTCAATTAA
- a CDS encoding superoxide dismutase → MSFELPKLGYAYDALEPTIDAKTMEIHYTKHHQAYIDNLNKAIAGTELEGKSIEEVCKTGTDKAAVRNNGGGHFNHSLFWEILTPGGSKEPVGNVKAAIEAYGGFEKFKTDFSEAAKTRFGSGWAWLCKKADGTVAVCSSPNQDNPLMPVADCQGTPVLGLDVWEHAYYLHYQNRRPDYVSAFFDVVNWDKVEEKFNK, encoded by the coding sequence ATGTCATTCGAATTACCAAAATTAGGATATGCGTACGACGCATTAGAGCCAACTATTGATGCGAAAACGATGGAGATTCACTATACAAAACATCATCAGGCATATATCGATAACTTAAATAAAGCAATTGCAGGAACTGAGTTAGAAGGTAAATCTATTGAAGAAGTTTGTAAAACAGGAACTGATAAAGCTGCGGTTAGAAATAACGGTGGTGGACATTTTAACCATTCCCTTTTCTGGGAAATCTTAACTCCAGGTGGAAGTAAAGAACCTGTAGGAAATGTAAAAGCAGCAATCGAAGCTTATGGTGGTTTTGAGAAATTCAAAACTGATTTCTCTGAAGCAGCAAAAACTAGATTTGGTTCAGGTTGGGCTTGGTTATGTAAAAAAGCGGATGGAACTGTTGCAGTTTGCTCAAGTCCAAATCAAGATAATCCATTAATGCCAGTTGCAGATTGCCAGGGAACACCAGTTTTAGGACTTGATGTTTGGGAGCATGCCTATTACTTGCATTACCAAAACAGAAGACCTGACTATGTTTCTGCGTTTTTCGACGTTGTAAACTGGGATAAAGTAGAAGAGAAATTCAATAAATAA